One window of the Triticum dicoccoides isolate Atlit2015 ecotype Zavitan chromosome 3B, WEW_v2.0, whole genome shotgun sequence genome contains the following:
- the LOC119279983 gene encoding DNA (cytosine-5)-methyltransferase DRM2-like: MSFSVYLGDALVSWSSQRQATVSRFNVVAEYHGVTNNYKIPLEYGHSRQEDTFHWMGIRNDSDGRDKGKSDVEYEPSWAPDLRNLYAPGPSTLGSNGWANGEASSPSLVKRYVAMGFPKEMVVTSIKEIGHSDQNALLELLLTYKAIGDEDTLGNISTSGCALHRVEDGDDLHFESSNGDDDAGDTEPNFGDYSDEDFVQEMFEKDEKINSLVDMGFSEDEANMAIIRCGVDGDLSVLVDSISASRVAGNLNLSNHQVMGGCFDSFGGRKKARLVEERKKKRKRCGCTGQSNQPSLDCNHDEDMLIPNPMVGFNLPNYSLPLVRVTRRILEQDMGPPYFYYENVARAPTGVWATISRSLYDIQPEFVDSKHLCATARKRGYIHNLPIENRAPLLPSPPMTIFEAFPRYKKWWPSWDQRTQFNCLLTGVAGPKLTGKIGRALASADTPPSQSIQKYVIDHCKRYNLVWVGKNKVAKLEPQEIEYLLGFPKDHTRGLSDTNRYKSLGNSFHVDTVAYHLSVLKGMFPNGVNVLSLFTGIGGGEVALHRLGINMRTVVSVEIDKASKRIFRDWWNQTQTGTLIEIDDVKSLTDDQVATYVTTFGGFDLVIGGSPCNNLAGCNRSSRHGLEGKQSVLFHHYVRILNAVKSAMARK, encoded by the exons ATGTCCTTCTCTGTCTACCTTGGTGATGCTCTGGTGTCATGGTCTTCCCAGCGGCAGGCCACCGTGTCCAGGTTCAATGTTGTGGCTGAATATCACGGCGTCACCAACAACT ATAAGATACCACTCGAGTATGGCCACTCCAGACAAGAGGATACTTTTCATTG GATG GGCATTAGGAACGATAGTGATGGTCGTGATAAAGGGAAAAGTGATGTTGAGTATGAACCTTCATGGGCTCCGGACTTGAGGAACTTATATGCTCCTGGCCCGTCCACGCTG GGTTCTAATGGGTGGGCCAATGGGGAAGCGTCATCTCCTTCTTTAGTCAAGAGATATGTGGCAATGGGTTTCCCAAAAGAAATGGTCGTGACAAGCATCAAGGAGATTG GGCACAGTGACCAAAATGCATTGCTTGAGTTACTGTTGACCTATAAG GCAATAGGTGATGAAGATACATTGGGTAACATCTCTACTTCTGGCTGCGCCCTCCATAGAGTTGAAGATGGTGATGATCTTCATTTTGAGAGCtcgaatggtgatgatgatgctggtGATACAGAGCCCAACTTTGGTGATTATAGTGATGag GATTTTGTACAAGAGATGTTTGAGAAGGACGAGAAAATCAATTCATTAGTAGATATGGGATTTTCTGAAGATGAAGCTAATATGGCTATTATAAGATGTG GTGTGGATGGTGATCTCTCTGTATTAGTTGATTCGATTAGTGCATCACGGGTTGCAGGAAATTTGAACTTGTCTAACCATCAG GTCATGGGTGGATGCTTCGATTCTTTTGGAGGGAGAAAGAAAGCAAGGTTGGtggaagagagaaagaaaaaaaggaagcgaTGTGGATGTACTGGACAGAGCAATCAACCCTCTTTGGATTGCAACCATGATGAAGATATGCTTATTCCAAATCCAATGGTTGGATTTAACCTGCCCAATTATAGCCTTCCATTAGTTAGGGTGACCAGAAGGATTCTTGAACAAGATATGGGACCACCTTATTTCTACTACGAAAATGTGGCTAGGGCTCCCACGGGTGTATGGGCGACCATTTCAAGATCTCTGTATGACATTCAACCTGAGTTTGTAGATTCCAAACATTTGTGTGCAACTGCAAGGAAAAGAGGCTACATACATAACTTGCCAATTGAGAACAGAGCACCTCTTCTTCCTTCGCCTCCAATGACCATATTTGAGGCATTCCCTCGTTACAAGAagtggtggccttcctgggaccagagaacACAGTTCAACTGCTTGCTAACAGGTGTGGCAGGTCCAAAGCTGACTGGAAAGATTGGGCGTGCTCTTGCAAGTGCGGACACTCCACCATCTCAAAGTATTCAAAAGTATGTCATCGATCACTGCAAAAGGTACAATCTTGTCTGGGTTGGAAAAAATAAGGTTGCTAAGTTAGAGCCTCAAGAGATTGAATATCTGCTTGGTTTTCCAAAGGACCACACAAGGGGTCTCAGCGACACAAATAGATACAAATCTCTAGGCAACTCATTCCATGTTGATACTGTTGCTTACCACTTGTCAGTGCTAAAAGGCATGTTTCCCAATGGTGTTAATGTGCTGTCCTTATTCACTGGTATTGGAGGAGGAGAGGTAGCTTTGCACAGGTTGGGAATCAACATGAGGACAGTGGTTTCTGTTGAAATAGACAAAGCTAGTAAGAGGATTTTCAGGGATTGGTGGAATCAGACCCAAACAGGCACGCTGATTGAGATTGATGATGTGAAATCTCTTACTGATGATCAAGTTGCAACATATGTTACTACATTTGGTGGCTTCGACTTGGTGATTGGGGGCAGCCCATGTAACAATCTTGCTGGGTGCAACCGATCCAGCCGTCATGGCTTGGAGGGCAAGCAATCTGTTTTGTTCCACCATTATGTCAGAATCTTGAATGCCGTCAAGTCGGCTATGGCCAGGAAGTAG